A DNA window from Helianthus annuus cultivar XRQ/B chromosome 15, HanXRQr2.0-SUNRISE, whole genome shotgun sequence contains the following coding sequences:
- the LOC110911175 gene encoding uncharacterized protein LOC110911175 isoform X1 has product MYGRWEGELWFHRWHMWPVPSSSTPSVAAQNNSFVFVDTNSFSKDGRKINVGDCALFKPSHNSLPFVGRIRKLKLGKENNLSLCVNWLYRPADVKLKEGAPLEAAPNEVFYSFHKDEIPAASLLHPCKVTFLRKGVEFPPGISSFVCRRVYDIESECLWWLTDKNYINSFLTQKLQEEVDQLLDKTSIEMHGAVQTGGRSPKPINGPNGSAQLKPSSDNVQNSSSSISSHAKSKKREHGAHNSESVKRDRLSKVDDADSGQLRPERVLKSEIAKITDKGGLLDFGGVEKLIQLMRPDSTEKKLNLACRRMLVDVISGTDRFDYLNRFVQLRGLSVLDEWLQEIHKCKIGDGSPKENEKSVEDFLFSLLRALDRLPVNLHALQTCNVGKSVNHLRSHKNSEIQKKARSLVSTWKRRVEAEMNIIETKSSTSRGGSWPNKSMISEVSHVGPKGSTSQPSVIKSQRPKQSSGEVVVKSPTSLGSTKLSPSSSQSPNNSQSCSSDHGKTGTSSVSKISSSVSHSKNSSNGFHASTILGVQKGSPTKHTSERVSDVSLVDNGSNPRLIVRLPNTSRSPVQTASVESPGDSSTVSGKGSVPVPSEKQDLKVSRKIDSVSNVQNTNTAKGLVVCDEEHGKKDASFGSGSSSGITPKPGKLYEPSYSSINALVESCAKFSEASVPPSGGDVGGINLLASVAAGEMTRSDVSPACSPGSNSPVREDSSSVNVAKLRQTANDVGHSEDNISVANGSVGGDNSTQLVNMDTDVKPAGLIEDASVNATNMKPNSLSSLQEDKCVDDKPVKSTVGLGPGPPDAAAATVKTETQINEESASWSSSDMHADEKKLVHKRSTDDVDLAPKFEENDDNKAEHSARQNMDSGTSECAHENMENDGKTPVSEKSNDVTEPEPSCVEDRTVKLDFDLNEVLPSDDGVQGEAEKAALHTPSTLPSNNKNRSGLITVAAAAKGPFYPSESLSRGKPELGWKGSAATSAFRPAEPRKVDVPVPDNRTTKPVRPLFDFDLNVGAEDAGQSNAPSGLDLDLNASEEGPEVVQLSISRPRSFLPGGPNSSRDFDLNGPGVEEVGGESVSFSKNGMQFMSGVSNVRMNNMDIGSYSTWFPPNNTYPAMTIPSQRMLAPVASTSVNPEMFRGPVLSSSPAVAFSSSVPFQYSAFPFETNFSIPSMSNTFSSVSNAYVDSSSSGGGPICFPTIPSVGPNGVVSMPYRPYFMSLPGGGSSNVGPDGRKWGSQGQGQGLDLNAGPGGGSDDKLPFALRQLPLAGSQAVADEQLKMFQQMAAGSGGAPKRKEPDGGWDGDRISYKHPHWQ; this is encoded by the exons ATGTATGGGCGGTGGGAAGGTGAGTTGTGGTTCCACCGGTGGCACATGTGGCCGGTCCCATCTTCCTCCACGCCGTCTGTAGCTGCTCAGAACAATTCATTCGTATTTGTTGATACTAACTCTTTCTCTAAA GATGGTCGAAAGATTAATGTTGGCGACTGTGCTCTGTTCAAGCCATCCCACAATTCCCTTCCGTTTGTTGGAAGAATTCGTAAATTAAAATTAGGAAAAGAAAACAATTTAAGTCTTTGTGTGAACTGGCTTTACCGACCTGCAGACGTAAAGCTTAAAGAAGGTGCTCCGCTGGAAGCAGCACCAAACGAGGTTTTCTACTCTTTTCACAAGGATGAGATACCTGCTGCATCGTTACTCCACCCGTGTAAAGTCACATTTCTTCGTAAAGGTGTTGAATTTCCTCCAGGGATATCCTCATTTGTGTGCAGACGAGTGTATGATATTGAGAGCGAGTGTTTATGGTGGTTAACTGACAAAAACTATATTAAC TCTTTTTTAACACAGAAACTGCAAGAAGAAGTAGACCAGTTATTAGATAAGACGTCGATAGAAATGCATGGAGCAGTGCAGACCGGAGGTCGGTCTCCGAAACCTATAAATGGTCCGAATGGGTCCGCACAACTCAAACCTAGTTCTGATAATGTACAAAATAGTTCATCTTCCATTTCATCACATGCCAAGAGTAAGAAGAGAGAGCATGGTGCTCACAATTCAGAATCTGTCAAACGCGATCGTTTATCTAAAGTAGATGATGCCGATTCCGGTCAACTTAGACCAGAACGTGTATTAAAGTCCGAGATCGCTAAAATTACTGATAAAGGAGGGTTGTTAGATTTCGGTGGAGTTGAAAAACTAATACAGCTCATGCGACCTGATAGTACCGAGAAGAAACTAAACCTAGCTTGTCGGAGAATGCTTGTTGATGTAATATCGGGTACTGACCGATTCGATTACTTAAACCGGTTCGTTCAGCTACGGGGCTTGTCTGTTTTAGATGAATGGCTTCAAGAGATTCACAAGTGTAAAATCGGTGATGGTAGTCCTAAAGAGAACGAAAAATCCGTTGAGGATTTTCTCTTTTCGTTACTACGCGCACTCGACAGGTTGCCCGTGAATCTTCATGCTTTACAGACGTGTAATGTCGGGAAGTCTGTGAATCATTTACGTAGCCATAAAAATTCTGAAATTCAGAAGAAAGCTAGAAGTCTGGTCAGCACATGGAAGAGACGCGTAGAAGCCGAAATGAATATTATCGAAACAAAGTCTAGTACAAGTCGAGGTGGTTCTTGGCCAAACAAGTCGATGATTTCGGAAGTTTCTCATGTGGGTCCTAAGGGTTCTACTTCACAACCTTCTGTGATAAAATCTCAACGGCCAAAACAAAGCTCGGGTGAAGTTGTAGTCAAATCACCAACATCTCTGGGGTCCACAAAACTGTCACCGTCGTCCAGTCAATCTCCGAACAATAGTCAGTCGTGTTCTAGTGATCATGGGAAGACGGGGACGTCGAGCGTAAGTAAGATCTCGAGTAGCGTTTCTCATAGTAAAAACTCAAGCAACGGTTTTCATGCATCTACAATCCTGGGAGTTCAAAAGGGATCGCCAACGAAGCATACGTCAGAAAGAGTATCTGACGTGTCACTTGTAGATAACGGTAGCAACCCGAGGCTCATAGTGAGGTTGCCAAACACTAGTCGAAGTCCCGTACAAACTGCAAGTGTGGAATCACCTGGAGATTCGTCGACGGTATCTGGCAAGGGCTCGGTTCCAGTACCTTCCGAGAAGCAGGATCTGAAAGTAAGTAGAAAAATTGACTCCGTCAGCAACGTACAAAACACAAACACGGCTAAAGGACTGGTTGTCTGTGATGAAGAACATGGTAAGAAAGATGCATCGTTCGGCAGTGGTTCGTCATCAGGGATCACTCCAAAACCGGGGAAACTATACGAGCCATCTTATAGCTCGATAAACGCGTTGGTGGAGAGCTGTGCGAAGTTTTCTGAAGCTAGTGTGCCTCCATCGGGTGGTGATGTTGGTGGGATTAATCTTCTTGCCAGCGTGGCGGCTGGCGAAATGACGAGATCCGATGTGTCACCTGCGTGTTCTCCAGGTAGTAACTCGCCCGTACGTGAAGACTCCTCTTCTGTCAACGTTGCTAAGTTAAGACAAACGGCTAATGATGTAGGTCACAGTGAAGATAATATCAGTGTGGCTAATGGTTCTGTCGGTGGGGATAATAGTACACAATTGGTGAATATGGACACTGACGTAAAGCCTGCGGGTTTGATAGAAGATGCTTCCGTGAATGCTACGAATATGAAACCGAACAGTTTAAGTTCATTACAGGAAGACAAGTGTGTTGATGATAAACCGGTTAAAAGCACCGTGGGTCTGGGTCCGGGTCCACCTGATGCAGCTGCTGCAACTGTAAAAACCGAAACACAGATAAACGAAGAATCGGCTTCTTGGTCGTCTTCAGATATGCATGCGGATGAGAAGAAATTGGTGCACAAACGGTCGACAGATGATGTTGATTTAGCACCAAAGTTTGAAGAGAATGATGACAATAAAGCCGAGCATAGTGCAAGACAAAATATGGATTCTGGCACTAGTGAATGCGCCCATGAGAATATGGAAAACGACGGAAAGACCCCTGTGTCTGAAAAATCTAATGATGTAACCGAGCCCGAGCCCAGTTGTGTTGAAGATCGTACAGTAAAGTTGGACTTTGATCTGAATGAAGTTCTTCCTAGTGATGATGGGGTACAAGGCGAGGCTGAAAAGGCTGCTCTTCATACACCTAGCACGTTACCTTCCAACAATAAAAATCGGTCTGGTTTGATTACAGTAGCTGCCGCTGCCAAAGGACCGTTTTACCCTTCCGAGAGTCTTTCCCGAGGTAAGCCCGAGCTTGGGTGGAAAGGTTCCGCTGCGACCAGTGCGTTCCGTCCAGCAGAACCACGAAAGGTTGACGTTCCAGTTCCTGATAACCGTACAACTAAACCGGTTCGCCCTCTTTTTGACTTTGATCTGAACGTTGGAGCCGAAGATGCTGGTCAAAGCAATGCACCGTCAGGACTGGATCTTGATCTAAACGCATCTGAGGAGGGTCCGGAGGTTGTCCAGCTGTCGATAAGTAGACCGAGGTCATTTCTACCTGGCGGGCCGAATTCTTCACGGGACTTTGACCTGAACGGGCCTGGTGTGGAAGAAGTCGGTGGCGAATCGGTATCGTTTTCCAAAAACGGTATGCAGTTTATGTCCGGTGTTTCTAATGTCAGAATGAATAATATGGATATTGGAAGCTACTCAACGTGGTTTCCACCGAACAATACCTACCCAGCGATGACCATCCCGTCTCAACGAATGTTGGCTCCTGTCGCCAGCACGTCAGTTAATCCCGAAATGTTCAGGGGTCCTGTCTTGTCATCATCTCCCGCAGTTGCGTTTTCGTCCAGTGTACCGTTTCAGTATTCAGCTTTCCCATTCGAGACCAATTTCTCAATACCGTCAATGTCGAATACGTTTTCTTCGGTTTCAAATGCTTATGTGGATTCTTCATCGTCTGGTGGTGGGCCGATTTGTTTTCCGACTATTCCTTCGGTGGGACCTAACGGTGTGGTGTCAATGCCGTATAGGCCGTACTTTATGAGTCTACCTGGCGGCGGTTCGAGTAATGTTGGTCCTGACGGTAGAAAGTGGGGTAGccaaggtcaaggtcaaggtcTAGATCTAAATGCAGGTCCTGGAGGCGGTTCGgatgataaattgccttttgCGTTAAGACAGTTACCTCTTGCTGGTTCTCAAGCCGTAGCTGATGAGCAGTTAAAGATGTTTCAGCAAATGGCGGCAGGTAGTGGCGGCGCACCGAAACGGAAAGAGCCTGATGGCGGTTGGGACGGTGATAGGATTAGCTACAAACATCCACATTGGCAGTAA
- the LOC110911175 gene encoding uncharacterized protein LOC110911175 isoform X4, translated as MYGRWEGELWFHRWHMWPVPSSSTPSVAAQNNSFDGRKINVGDCALFKPSHNSLPFVGRIRKLKLGKENNLSLCVNWLYRPADVKLKEGAPLEAAPNEVFYSFHKDEIPAASLLHPCKVTFLRKGVEFPPGISSFVCRRVYDIESECLWWLTDKNYINSFLTQKLQEEVDQLLDKTSIEMHGAVQTGGRSPKPINGPNGSAQLKPSSDNVQNSSSSISSHAKSKKREHGAHNSESVKRDRLSKVDDADSGQLRPERVLKSEIAKITDKGGLLDFGGVEKLIQLMRPDSTEKKLNLACRRMLVDVISGTDRFDYLNRFVQLRGLSVLDEWLQEIHKCKIGDGSPKENEKSVEDFLFSLLRALDRLPVNLHALQTCNVGKSVNHLRSHKNSEIQKKARSLVSTWKRRVEAEMNIIETKSSTSRGGSWPNKSMISEVSHVGPKGSTSQPSVIKSQRPKQSSGEVVVKSPTSLGSTKLSPSSSQSPNNSQSCSSDHGKTGTSSVSKISSSVSHSKNSSNGFHASTILGVQKGSPTKHTSERVSDVSLVDNGSNPRLIVRLPNTSRSPVQTASVESPGDSSTVSGKGSVPVPSEKQDLKVSRKIDSVSNVQNTNTAKGLVVCDEEHGKKDASFGSGSSSGITPKPGKLYEPSYSSINALVESCAKFSEASVPPSGGDVGGINLLASVAAGEMTRSDVSPACSPGSNSPVREDSSSVNVAKLRQTANDVGHSEDNISVANGSVGGDNSTQLVNMDTDVKPAGLIEDASVNATNMKPNSLSSLQEDKCVDDKPVKSTVGLGPGPPDAAAATVKTETQINEESASWSSSDMHADEKKLVHKRSTDDVDLAPKFEENDDNKAEHSARQNMDSGTSECAHENMENDGKTPVSEKSNDVTEPEPSCVEDRTVKLDFDLNEVLPSDDGVQGEAEKAALHTPSTLPSNNKNRSGLITVAAAAKGPFYPSESLSRGKPELGWKGSAATSAFRPAEPRKVDVPVPDNRTTKPVRPLFDFDLNVGAEDAGQSNAPSGLDLDLNASEEGPEVVQLSISRPRSFLPGGPNSSRDFDLNGPGVEEVGGESVSFSKNGMQFMSGVSNVRMNNMDIGSYSTWFPPNNTYPAMTIPSQRMLAPVASTSVNPEMFRGPVLSSSPAVAFSSSVPFQYSAFPFETNFSIPSMSNTFSSVSNAYVDSSSSGGGPICFPTIPSVGPNGVVSMPYRPYFMSLPGGGSSNVGPDGRKWGSQGQGQGLDLNAGPGGGSDDKLPFALRQLPLAGSQAVADEQLKMFQQMAAGSGGAPKRKEPDGGWDGDRISYKHPHWQ; from the exons ATGTATGGGCGGTGGGAAGGTGAGTTGTGGTTCCACCGGTGGCACATGTGGCCGGTCCCATCTTCCTCCACGCCGTCTGTAGCTGCTCAGAACAATTCATTC GATGGTCGAAAGATTAATGTTGGCGACTGTGCTCTGTTCAAGCCATCCCACAATTCCCTTCCGTTTGTTGGAAGAATTCGTAAATTAAAATTAGGAAAAGAAAACAATTTAAGTCTTTGTGTGAACTGGCTTTACCGACCTGCAGACGTAAAGCTTAAAGAAGGTGCTCCGCTGGAAGCAGCACCAAACGAGGTTTTCTACTCTTTTCACAAGGATGAGATACCTGCTGCATCGTTACTCCACCCGTGTAAAGTCACATTTCTTCGTAAAGGTGTTGAATTTCCTCCAGGGATATCCTCATTTGTGTGCAGACGAGTGTATGATATTGAGAGCGAGTGTTTATGGTGGTTAACTGACAAAAACTATATTAAC TCTTTTTTAACACAGAAACTGCAAGAAGAAGTAGACCAGTTATTAGATAAGACGTCGATAGAAATGCATGGAGCAGTGCAGACCGGAGGTCGGTCTCCGAAACCTATAAATGGTCCGAATGGGTCCGCACAACTCAAACCTAGTTCTGATAATGTACAAAATAGTTCATCTTCCATTTCATCACATGCCAAGAGTAAGAAGAGAGAGCATGGTGCTCACAATTCAGAATCTGTCAAACGCGATCGTTTATCTAAAGTAGATGATGCCGATTCCGGTCAACTTAGACCAGAACGTGTATTAAAGTCCGAGATCGCTAAAATTACTGATAAAGGAGGGTTGTTAGATTTCGGTGGAGTTGAAAAACTAATACAGCTCATGCGACCTGATAGTACCGAGAAGAAACTAAACCTAGCTTGTCGGAGAATGCTTGTTGATGTAATATCGGGTACTGACCGATTCGATTACTTAAACCGGTTCGTTCAGCTACGGGGCTTGTCTGTTTTAGATGAATGGCTTCAAGAGATTCACAAGTGTAAAATCGGTGATGGTAGTCCTAAAGAGAACGAAAAATCCGTTGAGGATTTTCTCTTTTCGTTACTACGCGCACTCGACAGGTTGCCCGTGAATCTTCATGCTTTACAGACGTGTAATGTCGGGAAGTCTGTGAATCATTTACGTAGCCATAAAAATTCTGAAATTCAGAAGAAAGCTAGAAGTCTGGTCAGCACATGGAAGAGACGCGTAGAAGCCGAAATGAATATTATCGAAACAAAGTCTAGTACAAGTCGAGGTGGTTCTTGGCCAAACAAGTCGATGATTTCGGAAGTTTCTCATGTGGGTCCTAAGGGTTCTACTTCACAACCTTCTGTGATAAAATCTCAACGGCCAAAACAAAGCTCGGGTGAAGTTGTAGTCAAATCACCAACATCTCTGGGGTCCACAAAACTGTCACCGTCGTCCAGTCAATCTCCGAACAATAGTCAGTCGTGTTCTAGTGATCATGGGAAGACGGGGACGTCGAGCGTAAGTAAGATCTCGAGTAGCGTTTCTCATAGTAAAAACTCAAGCAACGGTTTTCATGCATCTACAATCCTGGGAGTTCAAAAGGGATCGCCAACGAAGCATACGTCAGAAAGAGTATCTGACGTGTCACTTGTAGATAACGGTAGCAACCCGAGGCTCATAGTGAGGTTGCCAAACACTAGTCGAAGTCCCGTACAAACTGCAAGTGTGGAATCACCTGGAGATTCGTCGACGGTATCTGGCAAGGGCTCGGTTCCAGTACCTTCCGAGAAGCAGGATCTGAAAGTAAGTAGAAAAATTGACTCCGTCAGCAACGTACAAAACACAAACACGGCTAAAGGACTGGTTGTCTGTGATGAAGAACATGGTAAGAAAGATGCATCGTTCGGCAGTGGTTCGTCATCAGGGATCACTCCAAAACCGGGGAAACTATACGAGCCATCTTATAGCTCGATAAACGCGTTGGTGGAGAGCTGTGCGAAGTTTTCTGAAGCTAGTGTGCCTCCATCGGGTGGTGATGTTGGTGGGATTAATCTTCTTGCCAGCGTGGCGGCTGGCGAAATGACGAGATCCGATGTGTCACCTGCGTGTTCTCCAGGTAGTAACTCGCCCGTACGTGAAGACTCCTCTTCTGTCAACGTTGCTAAGTTAAGACAAACGGCTAATGATGTAGGTCACAGTGAAGATAATATCAGTGTGGCTAATGGTTCTGTCGGTGGGGATAATAGTACACAATTGGTGAATATGGACACTGACGTAAAGCCTGCGGGTTTGATAGAAGATGCTTCCGTGAATGCTACGAATATGAAACCGAACAGTTTAAGTTCATTACAGGAAGACAAGTGTGTTGATGATAAACCGGTTAAAAGCACCGTGGGTCTGGGTCCGGGTCCACCTGATGCAGCTGCTGCAACTGTAAAAACCGAAACACAGATAAACGAAGAATCGGCTTCTTGGTCGTCTTCAGATATGCATGCGGATGAGAAGAAATTGGTGCACAAACGGTCGACAGATGATGTTGATTTAGCACCAAAGTTTGAAGAGAATGATGACAATAAAGCCGAGCATAGTGCAAGACAAAATATGGATTCTGGCACTAGTGAATGCGCCCATGAGAATATGGAAAACGACGGAAAGACCCCTGTGTCTGAAAAATCTAATGATGTAACCGAGCCCGAGCCCAGTTGTGTTGAAGATCGTACAGTAAAGTTGGACTTTGATCTGAATGAAGTTCTTCCTAGTGATGATGGGGTACAAGGCGAGGCTGAAAAGGCTGCTCTTCATACACCTAGCACGTTACCTTCCAACAATAAAAATCGGTCTGGTTTGATTACAGTAGCTGCCGCTGCCAAAGGACCGTTTTACCCTTCCGAGAGTCTTTCCCGAGGTAAGCCCGAGCTTGGGTGGAAAGGTTCCGCTGCGACCAGTGCGTTCCGTCCAGCAGAACCACGAAAGGTTGACGTTCCAGTTCCTGATAACCGTACAACTAAACCGGTTCGCCCTCTTTTTGACTTTGATCTGAACGTTGGAGCCGAAGATGCTGGTCAAAGCAATGCACCGTCAGGACTGGATCTTGATCTAAACGCATCTGAGGAGGGTCCGGAGGTTGTCCAGCTGTCGATAAGTAGACCGAGGTCATTTCTACCTGGCGGGCCGAATTCTTCACGGGACTTTGACCTGAACGGGCCTGGTGTGGAAGAAGTCGGTGGCGAATCGGTATCGTTTTCCAAAAACGGTATGCAGTTTATGTCCGGTGTTTCTAATGTCAGAATGAATAATATGGATATTGGAAGCTACTCAACGTGGTTTCCACCGAACAATACCTACCCAGCGATGACCATCCCGTCTCAACGAATGTTGGCTCCTGTCGCCAGCACGTCAGTTAATCCCGAAATGTTCAGGGGTCCTGTCTTGTCATCATCTCCCGCAGTTGCGTTTTCGTCCAGTGTACCGTTTCAGTATTCAGCTTTCCCATTCGAGACCAATTTCTCAATACCGTCAATGTCGAATACGTTTTCTTCGGTTTCAAATGCTTATGTGGATTCTTCATCGTCTGGTGGTGGGCCGATTTGTTTTCCGACTATTCCTTCGGTGGGACCTAACGGTGTGGTGTCAATGCCGTATAGGCCGTACTTTATGAGTCTACCTGGCGGCGGTTCGAGTAATGTTGGTCCTGACGGTAGAAAGTGGGGTAGccaaggtcaaggtcaaggtcTAGATCTAAATGCAGGTCCTGGAGGCGGTTCGgatgataaattgccttttgCGTTAAGACAGTTACCTCTTGCTGGTTCTCAAGCCGTAGCTGATGAGCAGTTAAAGATGTTTCAGCAAATGGCGGCAGGTAGTGGCGGCGCACCGAAACGGAAAGAGCCTGATGGCGGTTGGGACGGTGATAGGATTAGCTACAAACATCCACATTGGCAGTAA